Proteins co-encoded in one Haloarcula pelagica genomic window:
- a CDS encoding glycosyltransferase family 4 protein, with amino-acid sequence MVPNRWRIPDVETDSPEAYYDTAFEFRWTALPCLDLLWLAPSLPGIVQALAFYIEVITFTVAAVVYTLTRRPDVVYTRSLLLGTVGTLLLRCPVVLEVHRGPPGGIVGQVAQRGFNRLHYIVAISDGLRSDWDTRTDTRILVAPDAVDPDRFDIDKVRTDVRTEFCLPTDHPVITYVGSLQAWKGVDTLIGAARMLTDVTICIVGGWETQQAELRRRAGPIPSNVRLVGHVEPEVVPRHLYASDVLVIPNTATDTLASRYTSPLKLFEYMAAERPIVASDIPAIREIVGEREVYFAAPDDPAALARTVETVLSAPDAPDRARQARERVIELHTWTRRAETIMAVLDS; translated from the coding sequence CCGGTGGACAGCACTTCCCTGTCTCGACTTACTGTGGCTCGCACCTAGCCTCCCAGGAATAGTTCAGGCGCTGGCATTCTACATTGAGGTGATAACGTTCACCGTCGCCGCCGTTGTTTACACGCTCACGAGGAGGCCAGACGTCGTATACACACGTTCACTCCTCCTCGGAACAGTCGGTACTCTCCTTCTTCGATGTCCCGTCGTTCTAGAGGTTCATCGTGGTCCTCCCGGCGGAATCGTTGGACAAGTCGCCCAGCGTGGATTCAACCGGTTACATTACATCGTCGCCATCAGCGACGGGCTCCGCAGTGACTGGGATACTCGGACCGACACCCGAATCCTCGTAGCGCCAGACGCCGTTGATCCCGACCGGTTCGACATCGATAAAGTCAGAACGGACGTACGGACTGAGTTCTGTCTACCGACAGACCACCCTGTCATCACTTATGTTGGCAGTCTACAAGCGTGGAAAGGTGTCGATACGCTGATCGGGGCCGCACGGATGCTCACAGACGTCACTATCTGTATCGTTGGCGGCTGGGAGACACAACAAGCAGAGTTGCGGCGCCGTGCCGGCCCCATACCCAGCAACGTTCGTCTCGTGGGGCACGTTGAACCAGAGGTAGTCCCACGGCATCTTTACGCTAGTGATGTGTTAGTGATACCCAATACCGCGACTGATACACTGGCATCCCGTTACACTTCACCATTAAAACTGTTCGAGTACATGGCTGCCGAGCGCCCGATCGTCGCGTCTGACATCCCTGCAATCAGGGAGATTGTCGGTGAGCGAGAAGTGTATTTTGCTGCGCCAGACGATCCGGCGGCGCTCGCTCGGACAGTAGAGACTGTCCTCTCGGCGCCGGACGCCCCAGATCGCGCTCGTCAGGCGCGCGAGCGCGTCATCGAACTGCACACCTGGACACGACGCGCGGAGACGATCATGGCCGTACTCGATTCGTAG